In one window of Fictibacillus phosphorivorans DNA:
- the phnE gene encoding phosphonate ABC transporter, permease protein PhnE: MVWFKRSQFLILLCLSFLVIGSMKLTEFDLSKFRDFHNMGDFLSKWFPMNTESLPFLFQESLLTIAIAFLGSLFGLIIALPLSFMAARNTSKNRFVYFVTRFFLSFLRSVPEFVFGLILLTTLGLGPFPAVIAIIFHNIGVLGKLISELIESAEKGPMEAMSAVGASKWIGNLFAVLPQIWPNVLSQFFYRFEVAIRTSLILGLIGGGGIGQQLFIHFKTFQYQLVSVDVLLIMIMVIMVDYMGSKIREKVI, translated from the coding sequence ATGGTTTGGTTTAAGAGGAGCCAATTTTTAATTCTATTATGCTTAAGCTTCCTCGTAATAGGAAGCATGAAGTTAACAGAGTTCGATCTTTCGAAGTTTAGAGATTTTCATAATATGGGTGACTTTCTGTCGAAATGGTTTCCAATGAACACAGAAAGCCTACCGTTTCTGTTTCAAGAAAGTTTGTTAACGATCGCTATTGCATTTTTGGGGAGCTTATTTGGTCTGATCATCGCGCTTCCGTTAAGTTTTATGGCAGCACGAAACACGAGTAAAAACCGTTTTGTCTATTTCGTGACTCGTTTCTTTCTCAGTTTTTTACGCTCAGTCCCTGAATTTGTGTTCGGTCTCATTTTATTAACAACGCTTGGGCTTGGCCCGTTTCCTGCCGTTATCGCCATTATTTTTCATAATATCGGAGTATTAGGAAAGCTGATATCTGAGCTTATCGAATCAGCTGAAAAGGGTCCGATGGAAGCGATGTCTGCAGTTGGTGCGAGTAAATGGATCGGAAATCTATTTGCCGTGTTACCACAAATATGGCCGAATGTCTTGTCTCAATTTTTCTACCGATTCGAAGTAGCTATTCGAACTTCACTTATCTTAGGTCTGATCGGTGGCGGCGGAATAGGGCAACAGTTGTTTATTCATTTTAAAACATTTCAATACCAATTAGTCTCTGTTGACGTACTCCTCATTATGATCATGGTTATCATGGTGGATTATATGGGCAGCAAAATTCGGGAGAAGGTAATTTAG
- the phnC gene encoding phosphonate ABC transporter ATP-binding protein: MIEFKNVSVTYPGAKESALADISVTFQKGEFVCVLGRSGAGKSTFIRCINGLQPVTEGYVKWEDKALSEMTHKETLEVRRKTGMIFQHFNLIPRMSVVQNILTGLFGYKKSYENLLGLFKSSDRIQALEAIDQVELTVEPTRRVEKLSGGQKQRVAIARALVQNPKVFLGDEPVASLDPGTADRIFHLLKETHVKRNLVSIINVHDVVLAKKFATRIIALKDGKLVFDGAPEEFDDKIYAEIYNHSS, translated from the coding sequence ATGATTGAATTTAAGAATGTATCTGTCACGTATCCTGGCGCTAAAGAATCTGCGTTAGCGGATATAAGTGTAACTTTTCAAAAAGGGGAGTTCGTTTGTGTCTTAGGTAGAAGCGGTGCAGGTAAATCAACGTTTATCAGATGTATCAACGGGTTGCAGCCTGTAACTGAAGGCTATGTAAAATGGGAAGATAAGGCGTTAAGTGAGATGACTCATAAAGAAACCCTAGAAGTTCGCCGTAAAACAGGTATGATCTTTCAGCATTTCAACTTAATCCCGAGGATGAGTGTTGTTCAGAACATCTTAACAGGTCTGTTTGGATACAAAAAATCGTATGAGAATCTGTTAGGATTGTTTAAATCCAGCGATCGAATACAAGCTCTAGAAGCGATTGATCAGGTTGAACTAACGGTTGAACCAACAAGAAGAGTTGAAAAGTTAAGCGGCGGGCAAAAACAAAGAGTAGCGATCGCTCGAGCACTCGTTCAAAACCCGAAAGTATTCTTAGGGGACGAACCTGTTGCAAGTTTAGATCCTGGAACGGCCGATCGGATATTTCATTTACTAAAAGAAACCCACGTGAAAAGAAATCTTGTTTCAATCATTAACGTACACGATGTCGTTCTCGCTAAAAAATTTGCCACAAGAATCATCGCGCTTAAGGATGGGAAACTCGTTTTTGATGGAGCACCTGAAGAATTTGATGATAAGATCTACGCTGAAATCTATAACCATTCATCTTAA
- the selD gene encoding selenide, water dikinase SelD encodes MTSKDKVKLTHLSSKGGUGCKIGPEDLAQVLRHLPKSEYDPNLLVGLDTSDDAGVYKLTDDLAMIQTVDFFTPIVDDPYMFGQIAAANSLSDVYAMGGRPTTVMNIVGFPINTLGHDVLAEILKGAADKVKESGAVLVGGHSIDDSEPKFGLSVTGLVHPSKVYKNVGARPGDVLVLTKPIGVGIQTTAIKKDKLTVDQLQLVSETMAALNKTAAECLEGLSPNAVTDVTGFGLLGHATEMAKGTGDITIEIDYDRVPLLPGTTELAQEGIVPGGSKANHRWIKDDVQYGNEISQWQQWILCDAVTSGGLLVSLSESEAREYVERLHKNGINDASIVGRVLSFSQKPIKAN; translated from the coding sequence ATGACGAGTAAAGATAAAGTGAAGCTCACTCACCTTTCCTCAAAAGGTGGTTGAGGCTGTAAAATTGGTCCAGAAGACCTGGCGCAAGTTTTGCGCCATCTACCAAAAAGCGAATATGATCCTAACCTTTTAGTTGGTTTAGATACTTCAGACGATGCAGGAGTCTATAAGTTAACGGATGACCTTGCTATGATCCAGACTGTCGACTTCTTTACGCCAATCGTAGACGATCCATACATGTTCGGCCAGATTGCTGCTGCCAATTCACTTAGTGATGTATACGCGATGGGAGGACGACCTACAACAGTAATGAATATAGTAGGTTTTCCGATCAACACTCTAGGTCACGATGTTCTCGCTGAGATCTTAAAGGGTGCTGCCGATAAAGTGAAAGAATCTGGCGCAGTGCTTGTCGGAGGACACTCGATTGACGATTCAGAGCCTAAGTTCGGTCTGTCTGTAACTGGCCTCGTTCATCCATCAAAAGTATACAAAAATGTTGGTGCGAGACCCGGAGATGTTCTTGTGTTAACCAAACCAATCGGTGTGGGTATACAAACCACAGCGATAAAAAAAGACAAGCTTACCGTCGATCAGCTTCAGCTCGTCAGCGAAACGATGGCAGCATTGAATAAGACTGCTGCTGAATGTTTAGAAGGTCTATCTCCTAACGCTGTTACAGATGTAACTGGATTTGGTCTCCTTGGTCATGCGACTGAGATGGCAAAAGGAACTGGAGATATTACAATCGAGATCGATTATGACCGAGTACCACTCTTACCAGGCACTACAGAGCTTGCTCAAGAAGGAATCGTTCCTGGTGGTTCTAAAGCCAATCATCGTTGGATCAAAGATGATGTCCAATACGGAAACGAAATTTCCCAGTGGCAGCAATGGATATTATGTGACGCTGTAACTTCTGGCGGTTTACTCGTAAGTCTTTCTGAAAGTGAAGCAAGAGAATACGTGGAGAGACTTCATAAAAATGGCATTAATGACGCAAGTATCGTCGGTCGTGTTCTTTCATTCTCACAAAAACCGATCAAAGCCAATTAA
- a CDS encoding Rdx family protein: protein MKVSIEFCMMUNFAPKAASLAEDLFNHFRSKISSLELIPSSGGVFEVSVNGEKIYSKKETGEFPDHDLIIKHLEKLMA, encoded by the coding sequence ATGAAAGTATCTATTGAATTCTGTATGATGTGAAACTTTGCACCAAAAGCCGCGAGTCTCGCGGAAGACCTGTTCAACCATTTTCGATCTAAAATTTCTTCCCTCGAACTGATTCCTAGTTCTGGTGGGGTGTTTGAAGTATCCGTCAATGGCGAAAAGATTTATTCAAAAAAAGAGACCGGAGAATTTCCGGATCATGACCTGATCATAAAACACTTAGAAAAATTAATGGCTTAA
- the selA gene encoding L-seryl-tRNA(Sec) selenium transferase, with the protein MLKSDLLRQLPAVHEVVKDISSEVSGKPEKEVTRAVQDAIKLWRKNILNDHHAVDLKTDIRSLVKNSAKSNLVHPTHQIRSLINASGIVIHTNLGRSRLSEKSVERMSETARMYSNLEYNLEEGKRGSRHDLTEELIKQVTGAEAAMVVNNNAAAVYLILKALAKNKEVIVSRGELVEIGGSFRVSSIMEESGAKLREIGTTNKTHFFDYERAMNDETGMIMKVHTSNFKVIGFTKEVSSGELMKLKPDHPDVIIYEDLGSGALYPFQSLGIGEEPLISSVIAKGLDVVSFSGDKLLGGPQAGIIAGKKRIIDLLKKHQLARVLRVDKFTIAALNETLKSYRNEEYKDIPTVRDILKTPEEIRQSVWRLKRKVEDHSSLNIRILEEFSQVGGGTMPDVKLPTFCLGIKHRKGAEYLARTFRNHQIPIIVRIKDEEVLLDLRTISDEELLTIEDAIRSID; encoded by the coding sequence TTGTTAAAATCTGATTTATTAAGGCAGCTACCTGCGGTTCATGAGGTGGTAAAAGATATCAGTTCTGAAGTGAGTGGCAAACCTGAAAAGGAAGTAACACGAGCTGTTCAAGATGCGATCAAACTTTGGCGAAAAAATATTCTCAACGATCACCATGCTGTTGACTTGAAAACTGATATCAGATCACTCGTTAAGAATTCAGCAAAGTCTAATTTAGTTCATCCTACCCATCAGATCCGCTCATTGATCAATGCTAGCGGAATTGTTATACATACAAATCTTGGACGTTCTAGACTTAGTGAGAAAAGTGTAGAACGAATGAGTGAAACAGCAAGAATGTATTCGAATTTAGAGTATAACTTGGAAGAAGGAAAAAGAGGCTCTAGGCATGATCTGACAGAAGAACTAATTAAACAAGTAACAGGTGCTGAAGCCGCGATGGTTGTGAACAATAATGCCGCTGCCGTCTACCTCATCCTTAAAGCACTAGCTAAAAACAAAGAAGTCATCGTTTCTAGAGGTGAGCTTGTTGAAATAGGAGGCTCATTTCGTGTTTCTTCTATAATGGAAGAAAGTGGAGCGAAACTTCGGGAAATTGGTACAACGAACAAAACACATTTCTTTGATTACGAAAGAGCGATGAATGATGAAACGGGAATGATCATGAAGGTCCACACAAGTAATTTTAAGGTGATTGGATTTACGAAAGAAGTTTCTTCTGGCGAGTTGATGAAGTTGAAACCAGATCATCCGGACGTAATTATCTACGAAGATCTTGGAAGCGGAGCGTTGTATCCTTTTCAGTCTTTAGGGATTGGAGAAGAACCTTTGATCTCTTCTGTTATAGCTAAAGGATTAGATGTTGTATCTTTTAGCGGGGATAAACTCCTGGGTGGCCCGCAAGCTGGAATCATTGCAGGGAAAAAGAGAATCATCGATCTATTAAAGAAACATCAGCTAGCTCGTGTTCTAAGAGTGGATAAGTTTACGATCGCTGCATTAAACGAAACCTTAAAGTCTTATAGAAATGAAGAATATAAAGACATTCCTACAGTTAGAGATATATTAAAAACTCCCGAAGAAATCAGACAGAGCGTATGGCGACTAAAAAGAAAAGTTGAAGATCATTCTTCTTTAAACATCAGAATTCTAGAAGAGTTCTCTCAAGTTGGGGGAGGAACGATGCCTGATGTAAAGTTACCTACTTTTTGTCTCGGAATCAAACACCGTAAAGGAGCAGAATATTTAGCAAGAACTTTTCGGAACCATCAAATCCCTATTATCGTGAGGATTAAAGATGAGGAAGTATTATTAGACCTTAGAACAATTTCCGATGAGGAGCTTTTAACGATTGAAGATGCGATACGCTCGATCGATTAA
- a CDS encoding small acid-soluble spore protein P, with amino-acid sequence MGEHNTFKDIRKNAPKGENPGQPAPMSGSKKVKQRNHTGQNRGEGS; translated from the coding sequence ATGGGAGAGCATAATACGTTTAAAGATATTCGAAAGAACGCTCCAAAAGGAGAAAACCCCGGACAACCGGCTCCTATGAGTGGATCTAAAAAAGTAAAGCAACGCAATCATACGGGACAAAACCGTGGTGAAGGTAGTTAA
- the sspO gene encoding small acid-soluble spore protein O, producing MGRNKANHSRPGMNAAKAQGKGAGYETEFGNEALSLPNEKLSEAQRQNNKKTKKRH from the coding sequence ATGGGAAGAAATAAAGCAAATCACTCGCGTCCTGGAATGAATGCAGCAAAAGCTCAAGGTAAGGGAGCTGGATATGAGACAGAATTCGGTAATGAGGCATTATCCTTACCTAATGAAAAGTTAAGTGAAGCCCAGCGTCAAAACAATAAGAAAACTAAGAAAAGGCATTAA
- a CDS encoding DUF378 domain-containing protein, protein MEWLKKLAALLVLIGALNWGAIGLFEFNVVTEIFGSATTVTKVLYSLIGLSGVWLLLSKYKS, encoded by the coding sequence ATGGAATGGTTAAAAAAACTTGCCGCTTTACTTGTATTAATTGGAGCATTAAACTGGGGAGCTATCGGACTTTTTGAATTCAACGTTGTCACAGAAATTTTTGGAAGCGCTACCACAGTAACCAAAGTATTATACAGCTTGATCGGTCTTTCTGGTGTCTGGCTGTTACTCAGTAAATATAAATCTTGA
- the acnA gene encoding aconitate hydratase AcnA, whose amino-acid sequence MKRNDVFNARSTFDVNGKEYSYYRLGALEEAGIGNVSKLPYSVKVLLESVLRQFDGKVINKEHVENLAKWGTSELKDIDVPFKPSRVILQDFTGVPAVVDLASLRKAMKDMGGDPSQINPEIPVDLVVDHSVQVDKAGTQDSLAYNMNLEFARNEERYKLLSWAQSAFDNYRAVPPATGIVHQVNLEYLAPVVLTSESEGETIAFPDSLVGTDSHTTMINGLGVLGWGVGGIEAEAGMLGQPSYFPVPEVIGVRLTGTLPNGTTATDLALKVTQVLREKKVVGKFVEFFGPGLAEMPLADRATVSNMAPEYGATCGFFPVDEEALNYLRLTGRTEDQIQLVEAYCKANGLFYTAGDADPEFTDVVEIDLSEIEPNLSGPKRPQDLIPLSQMKDSFNKALVAPQGNAGFGLTADEINKEVTVKHPNNETSTMKTGAVAIAAITSCTNTSNPYVMLGAGLVAKKAIEKGLKVPGYVKTSLAPGSKVVTRYLEEAGLMSYMDQLGFNLVGYGCTTCIGNSGPLALEVEDAIAKNDLTVTSVLSGNRNFEGRIHPLVKANYLASPPLVVAYALAGTVDFNLQSDSFGTDKDGNEVYFKDIWPTTEEINEAMKKAVTPELFKKEYERVFDENERWNELKTSADQLYAFDTSSTYIQNPPFFEELSAELKEIQPLKDLKLIAKFGDSVTTDHISPAGAIGKDTPAGRYLIQNGVEPRDFNSYGSRRGNHEVMMRGTFANIRIRNAVAPGTEGGWTTFWPTNQVMSIYDAAMKYKENGTGLMVIAGKDYGMGSSRDWAAKGTTLLGIQTVLAESFERIHRSNLVLMGVLPLQFKDGENAETFGLTGKESFTVSVDETVKPRDLVQVTAVFEDGTEKTFEVVARFDSEVEIEYYRHGGILPMVLRNKLAHSSQTQN is encoded by the coding sequence ATGAAAAGAAATGATGTATTTAATGCCCGTTCTACTTTTGATGTGAACGGTAAGGAATATAGCTATTACCGTTTGGGAGCGTTAGAAGAAGCGGGAATTGGTAATGTATCAAAATTACCCTACTCTGTAAAAGTATTATTGGAATCTGTATTAAGACAATTTGATGGAAAAGTAATTAACAAAGAACACGTTGAAAATCTTGCAAAGTGGGGCACAAGTGAACTGAAAGATATCGATGTTCCTTTTAAGCCTTCACGTGTTATTCTTCAGGATTTTACAGGAGTACCAGCTGTCGTTGACTTAGCTTCTCTTCGTAAAGCCATGAAGGATATGGGTGGAGATCCTTCTCAGATCAACCCTGAAATTCCAGTTGATCTTGTAGTTGACCACTCTGTACAGGTTGATAAAGCAGGTACTCAAGATTCACTTGCTTATAACATGAACCTAGAATTCGCTCGAAATGAAGAGCGTTACAAACTTTTAAGCTGGGCTCAATCTGCGTTTGACAACTACCGTGCAGTTCCTCCTGCAACTGGTATCGTCCACCAAGTAAACTTAGAGTACTTAGCACCTGTTGTTCTTACTAGCGAATCTGAAGGTGAAACGATTGCTTTTCCTGATTCCTTAGTAGGTACTGATTCTCATACAACAATGATCAATGGTCTTGGAGTGTTAGGATGGGGTGTTGGTGGAATTGAAGCAGAAGCTGGTATGTTAGGACAGCCTTCTTACTTCCCAGTTCCAGAAGTAATCGGTGTTAGATTAACGGGAACGCTTCCAAACGGAACGACTGCAACAGACCTTGCACTTAAAGTAACGCAAGTACTGCGTGAAAAGAAAGTAGTTGGAAAGTTTGTTGAGTTCTTTGGACCAGGACTTGCAGAAATGCCTCTAGCAGACCGTGCAACAGTTTCTAACATGGCTCCAGAATATGGAGCAACTTGTGGTTTCTTCCCAGTTGACGAAGAAGCATTAAACTATCTTCGTCTGACAGGCAGAACAGAAGATCAAATCCAGCTTGTAGAAGCTTATTGCAAAGCGAACGGATTGTTCTACACAGCAGGTGATGCAGACCCTGAATTTACAGATGTTGTTGAAATCGACCTTTCTGAGATTGAGCCAAACTTGTCAGGACCAAAACGTCCACAAGATTTAATTCCTTTATCTCAAATGAAAGACAGCTTCAATAAAGCGCTTGTTGCTCCACAAGGCAATGCAGGGTTCGGTTTGACAGCTGATGAGATCAATAAAGAAGTTACTGTAAAGCATCCGAACAACGAAACTTCTACGATGAAGACAGGTGCTGTTGCGATCGCCGCGATCACAAGTTGTACGAATACGTCTAACCCTTATGTTATGTTAGGTGCTGGATTGGTTGCAAAGAAAGCGATCGAAAAAGGCTTAAAAGTTCCTGGCTACGTAAAAACATCTTTAGCACCGGGCTCTAAAGTTGTTACACGTTATTTAGAAGAAGCAGGTTTGATGAGCTATATGGATCAGTTAGGATTCAACCTTGTTGGTTACGGCTGTACAACTTGTATCGGTAACTCTGGTCCTTTAGCACTTGAAGTAGAAGATGCGATCGCTAAGAACGATCTTACAGTTACTTCTGTACTTTCAGGGAACAGAAACTTTGAAGGACGTATCCATCCGCTTGTAAAAGCCAACTACTTAGCTTCACCACCTCTAGTAGTAGCTTATGCGCTTGCAGGTACTGTAGATTTCAACCTTCAATCTGATTCTTTCGGAACAGATAAAGACGGCAACGAAGTTTACTTCAAAGATATCTGGCCGACAACAGAAGAGATTAATGAAGCAATGAAGAAAGCAGTTACTCCAGAGTTGTTCAAGAAAGAATACGAGCGTGTATTTGACGAGAACGAACGTTGGAACGAACTGAAGACTTCTGCTGATCAACTATATGCTTTTGATACATCATCAACTTACATTCAAAATCCTCCATTCTTTGAAGAGCTTTCTGCAGAACTTAAAGAGATCCAACCTCTTAAAGATCTTAAGCTTATCGCTAAATTTGGAGATTCTGTTACAACTGACCACATTTCACCAGCTGGGGCGATTGGAAAAGATACTCCTGCAGGCAGATACTTGATTCAAAACGGTGTAGAGCCACGCGACTTTAACTCTTACGGTTCTCGTCGTGGTAACCATGAAGTAATGATGCGTGGTACTTTCGCGAATATTCGTATTCGTAACGCAGTTGCTCCAGGTACTGAAGGTGGATGGACTACTTTCTGGCCAACTAACCAAGTGATGAGCATTTATGATGCTGCGATGAAATACAAAGAGAACGGTACGGGTCTTATGGTAATCGCAGGTAAAGATTACGGTATGGGATCTTCTCGTGACTGGGCAGCAAAAGGTACTACATTACTAGGCATTCAAACTGTACTTGCTGAAAGCTTCGAGCGTATCCACCGTTCAAACCTTGTGTTGATGGGTGTACTGCCTCTTCAATTCAAAGATGGTGAGAATGCTGAGACGTTTGGACTTACAGGAAAAGAATCATTCACGGTTTCCGTTGATGAAACGGTTAAACCGCGTGATCTTGTTCAAGTTACAGCTGTTTTTGAAGATGGAACAGAAAAAACATTTGAAGTTGTAGCTCGTTTTGACAGCGAAGTGGAAATTGAGTACTATCGTCATGGTGGTATCCTTCCAATGGTACTTCGTAACAAACTTGCTCATTCTTCTCAAACACAAAATTAA
- a CDS encoding FbpB family small basic protein, producing MMRKNRKMNFKELVSENKRQLLKDESYIEQLEIKLDEKHMRKA from the coding sequence ATGATGAGGAAAAACAGAAAAATGAACTTCAAAGAACTCGTAAGTGAGAACAAGAGGCAACTTCTGAAAGATGAGTCTTACATCGAACAACTTGAGATCAAACTTGACGAAAAACATATGAGAAAAGCATAA
- a CDS encoding acid-soluble spore protein N, with translation MSNPKRFPEDFVPNHIGTQPRESNSNNGKKMANKSHDHADYVPPKGK, from the coding sequence TTGAGTAATCCAAAACGCTTTCCTGAAGATTTCGTTCCAAATCATATAGGCACTCAGCCGCGTGAGAGTAACAGTAATAATGGAAAAAAGATGGCTAATAAATCGCACGATCATGCAGATTACGTACCACCAAAAGGGAAATAA
- the tlp gene encoding small acid-soluble spore protein Tlp, with amino-acid sequence MNKPNRDDRSNNVERLEQMVQNTEQNISEANQTAANTELTASQKEQIKEKNQHRQESIEQFQNEIQEEKAYREGNDLQ; translated from the coding sequence ATGAACAAACCAAACCGAGACGATCGAAGCAATAATGTTGAACGATTAGAACAAATGGTTCAAAACACAGAACAAAATATTTCGGAAGCTAACCAGACAGCGGCTAACACAGAACTGACTGCAAGCCAAAAAGAGCAGATTAAAGAGAAGAATCAACATAGACAAGAATCCATTGAGCAGTTTCAAAATGAGATTCAAGAAGAAAAGGCGTACAGAGAAGGTAACGACCTTCAGTAA
- a CDS encoding acyl-CoA thioesterase, translated as MKFVESSVDVRYAETDQMGVVYHANYLVWFEIGRTKLIEHLGFKYADMEREGILSPVTDIHASYKKPLTYGQKAHIKTAVKEYSGIKVVYYYEIFNDENELCVTGESTHVCVKKENFRPISIKKYFPDWHEAYMEMSSSE; from the coding sequence ATGAAATTTGTTGAGAGTAGCGTTGATGTTAGATATGCAGAAACAGATCAGATGGGGGTCGTCTATCATGCAAACTATCTGGTATGGTTTGAAATCGGGAGAACAAAGTTGATCGAACATTTAGGGTTTAAATACGCAGACATGGAGAGAGAAGGGATACTTTCCCCCGTTACAGACATTCATGCGTCATATAAAAAACCATTAACCTATGGACAAAAAGCTCATATTAAAACAGCCGTAAAAGAATATTCAGGGATCAAGGTTGTTTATTATTATGAGATCTTTAACGACGAAAACGAATTATGTGTTACAGGCGAATCCACTCATGTATGTGTGAAGAAAGAAAATTTCCGACCGATCTCGATCAAAAAATATTTTCCAGATTGGCATGAAGCCTACATGGAAATGAGCTCATCAGAATAA
- a CDS encoding HesB/YadR/YfhF family protein yields MKIILNEETAKFVINDLQASQNDSIRFFVRLGGCSTVQDGFSLGLTKDTPKHTAAEIVVENHTFFIEQEDEWFFDGNNLTVSIKDGEIKYDFNENKN; encoded by the coding sequence TTGAAAATCATTTTGAATGAAGAAACTGCAAAATTTGTGATCAATGACCTTCAAGCGTCTCAGAACGATTCCATCCGTTTTTTCGTTCGCCTTGGAGGATGCAGCACAGTACAAGATGGCTTTTCGTTAGGCCTTACAAAAGATACACCTAAACATACAGCTGCAGAAATTGTTGTAGAGAACCATACTTTTTTCATCGAGCAAGAAGATGAATGGTTCTTCGATGGAAATAATCTAACTGTTTCCATTAAAGATGGAGAAATCAAGTACGATTTTAACGAGAACAAAAATTAG
- a CDS encoding Na+/H+ antiporter NhaC family protein, producing MDHNWVSVIPFLVVIPIAIKTKQVLPGLIAGLLTGSYLLHPTLVGGLEKMVQFLVKGLVDPKNIKILVFLYAFSGLISMIKLSGGIKGFVEEASNRIQTKKGALLLTYVSTIGTFAAPSFRFVTIAPIMRALLKKVKMSTQELGFVIETTATPIIVLIPIATAFVGYMTSIVDISLKNENITADPYSLFLQSIPFNFFSFVMIIVGIYLSFFHHSKSTEETDPKDVGKSEEDDWHSCDPAVNKELPNKPWNLLIPLILVVFLTLLLTWWDGYKKTKGSFFAAFISADVMDAMLIALLFTTIFTFLFLRFQKMKTGDLLNGFIFGGNELMSVIVLLAVVWGLSSVTEELGFSAFVTRYAGWIPGSVIVPLLFIFGCAVSYFIGSAWGTWGILMPLGVSMAGVADVSLPLVIGAVFASGTFGAFASPLSDDTNTIARILNLSVITYARYKLKPALIAAGITAVLYGATVFFI from the coding sequence ATGGATCATAATTGGGTTTCTGTTATACCGTTTTTAGTAGTAATCCCTATAGCAATCAAGACTAAACAAGTTCTCCCTGGTTTGATCGCGGGTCTTTTGACCGGATCCTACCTACTCCACCCCACACTTGTCGGTGGATTGGAAAAGATGGTTCAATTTCTAGTGAAAGGACTGGTAGACCCTAAGAATATAAAAATCTTAGTATTTTTGTATGCTTTTTCAGGACTCATCTCTATGATTAAACTTTCTGGAGGAATTAAAGGCTTTGTAGAAGAAGCTTCTAACAGGATCCAAACAAAAAAAGGAGCATTACTGCTTACTTATGTCTCTACAATCGGAACTTTTGCAGCTCCAAGTTTTCGTTTCGTAACGATTGCTCCGATCATGAGAGCTCTTTTAAAAAAGGTAAAGATGTCTACCCAAGAACTAGGCTTTGTCATTGAGACTACCGCAACTCCCATCATCGTATTAATACCAATTGCTACTGCTTTTGTTGGTTACATGACATCTATTGTCGACATATCGTTGAAGAACGAAAACATTACAGCAGATCCTTATTCTCTCTTTTTACAAAGCATTCCGTTTAATTTTTTCTCTTTTGTCATGATCATTGTAGGAATCTACCTGAGCTTCTTTCATCATTCAAAATCTACAGAAGAAACAGACCCAAAAGATGTAGGTAAAAGCGAAGAGGATGACTGGCATAGTTGTGATCCTGCTGTAAATAAAGAACTTCCGAATAAACCATGGAATTTACTGATCCCACTCATTCTTGTCGTATTTCTTACTCTCCTGCTGACATGGTGGGACGGTTACAAAAAAACGAAAGGCAGTTTCTTTGCCGCGTTTATTTCAGCAGATGTTATGGATGCGATGCTGATCGCACTGTTGTTCACCACCATATTCACGTTTCTTTTCCTTCGTTTTCAAAAAATGAAGACAGGTGACCTGTTAAATGGGTTTATTTTCGGTGGTAACGAGTTAATGAGTGTAATCGTGCTGTTAGCTGTAGTTTGGGGCTTATCTTCCGTTACGGAAGAACTTGGTTTCTCTGCTTTTGTAACTCGTTACGCTGGATGGATTCCTGGGTCAGTTATTGTTCCGTTGCTGTTTATCTTCGGCTGTGCAGTCTCGTATTTTATCGGATCTGCTTGGGGTACATGGGGAATATTGATGCCTCTTGGTGTATCGATGGCAGGGGTGGCAGATGTTTCACTCCCTCTTGTGATCGGAGCGGTCTTCGCAAGTGGAACATTCGGAGCATTCGCTTCACCTTTAAGTGATGATACGAACACGATCGCACGCATTTTAAACCTATCCGTTATCACCTACGCACGATACAAGCTTAAACCCGCACTAATAGCTGCTGGAATAACAGCTGTATTATACGGAGCTACCGTATTCTTTATTTGA